The proteins below are encoded in one region of Ornithinimicrobium avium:
- a CDS encoding carbohydrate ABC transporter permease: MSTTAPAARAAGPQHQRRRPPSREHAWVAWLFLGPAAAMLVTLVVYPIGYSIWRSLFDARGDTFVGLANYARMFTDPATFTALKNNVIWVLVTPALVTVLGLIFAVLTERVRWGTAFKLIVFMPMAISFLAAGIIFRVVYERDPQVGLANAVVTGVYEVFTQQASYPGAGPRPGDLLVEDGAGGYATAADVDPGSTVPLPLVGVGAEYVPADPVTPQPPEQAAADAITGTVWFDFTRGGGGTPGEIDPSEVALPGVQVQALSDGEVVGQDRTDEEGRYVIEGVDGPVTVALPADNFTTPFRGVAWLGPTLVTPAIILAYVWMWAGFAMVLIGAGLAAISRDALEAARIDGASEWQVFRHITVPLLSPVLTVVFVTMIINVLKIFDLVYILAPGSSAQAANVIAVEMWSVSFGGGQNFGMGSALGVFLFLLVLPAMLFNIRRFKQEQQ, translated from the coding sequence GTGAGCACCACCGCACCGGCCGCGCGAGCGGCGGGCCCCCAGCATCAGCGGCGGCGCCCGCCCTCGCGCGAGCATGCCTGGGTGGCGTGGCTGTTCCTCGGCCCCGCCGCGGCGATGCTGGTCACGCTGGTCGTCTACCCGATCGGCTACTCGATCTGGCGCAGCTTGTTCGACGCACGGGGCGACACCTTCGTCGGGCTGGCCAACTACGCGCGGATGTTCACCGACCCCGCGACTTTCACGGCGCTGAAGAACAACGTCATCTGGGTGCTCGTGACGCCGGCGCTGGTCACCGTGCTCGGCCTGATCTTCGCGGTGCTGACCGAGCGGGTGCGCTGGGGCACCGCGTTCAAGCTGATCGTCTTCATGCCAATGGCGATCTCGTTCCTGGCCGCCGGGATCATCTTCCGCGTCGTCTACGAGCGTGACCCTCAGGTCGGCCTGGCCAACGCGGTGGTGACCGGCGTCTACGAGGTCTTCACCCAGCAGGCCAGCTATCCGGGGGCCGGCCCGCGGCCCGGCGACCTGCTGGTCGAGGACGGCGCCGGCGGCTACGCGACGGCGGCCGACGTGGATCCGGGCTCGACGGTGCCGTTGCCACTGGTCGGCGTCGGCGCGGAGTACGTGCCCGCCGACCCGGTGACGCCGCAGCCTCCGGAACAGGCCGCCGCGGACGCCATCACCGGGACCGTGTGGTTCGACTTCACCCGGGGCGGCGGCGGCACGCCGGGCGAGATCGACCCGTCGGAGGTGGCGCTGCCGGGCGTGCAGGTGCAGGCGCTCAGCGACGGGGAGGTGGTGGGCCAGGACCGCACCGACGAGGAGGGGCGCTACGTCATCGAGGGAGTGGACGGTCCGGTGACGGTCGCACTGCCCGCGGACAACTTCACGACCCCGTTCCGCGGGGTGGCCTGGCTGGGCCCCACCCTCGTGACGCCGGCGATCATCCTCGCCTACGTGTGGATGTGGGCGGGATTCGCGATGGTGCTGATCGGCGCCGGGCTGGCCGCGATCTCGCGGGACGCCCTGGAGGCCGCCCGGATCGACGGGGCCAGCGAGTGGCAGGTCTTCCGCCACATCACGGTGCCGCTGCTCTCGCCGGTGCTGACCGTGGTCTTCGTGACGATGATCATCAACGTCCTGAAGATCTTCGACCTCGTCTACATCCTGGCGCCCGGATCGTCGGCGCAGGCCGCCAACGTCATCGCCGTCGAGATGTGGTCGGTCTCCTTCGGCGGCGGGCAGAACTTCGGCATGGGCAGCGCGCTGGGCGTCTTCCTCTTCCTGCTCGTCCTGCCCGCGATGCTGTTCAACATCCGCCGCTTCAAGCAGGAGCAGCAGTGA
- a CDS encoding phosphodiesterase: MSVATRPVLAAAGGATGATLGRAFGLLARVRGTRALHPVGVCGRGWLLVSPGPPSGVHLLDEPGPHPCLVRSSRATGLRRWPDVEGLAVRVEGPGAGDVLLASTGTGVVGRHLLTLRGPGAHGTVTTLLPMSTARGPLLLRLDPEPAEAGAGRVSGPPRTWRLLVAAPGQPWHERGRLEVVWEDGDCHRRHDPVRHPPTGTWMHPLWSRLRAPSYVRSEEVAASP; the protein is encoded by the coding sequence GTGAGCGTGGCGACGCGCCCGGTGCTGGCCGCGGCCGGCGGCGCGACGGGTGCGACGCTCGGGCGGGCGTTCGGCCTGCTCGCGCGGGTGCGGGGGACGCGCGCGCTGCACCCCGTCGGGGTCTGCGGACGCGGCTGGCTCCTGGTCTCGCCCGGCCCTCCCAGCGGTGTCCACCTGCTCGACGAGCCCGGTCCGCACCCCTGCCTGGTGCGCAGCTCGCGGGCGACCGGACTGCGTCGGTGGCCGGACGTGGAGGGTCTGGCGGTGCGCGTCGAGGGCCCCGGCGCCGGCGACGTGCTCCTCGCCTCGACCGGGACGGGTGTCGTGGGTCGCCACCTCCTCACCCTGCGCGGTCCGGGCGCGCACGGCACCGTGACCACGCTGCTGCCGATGAGCACCGCCCGCGGCCCGCTGCTGCTGCGCCTGGACCCCGAGCCTGCCGAGGCCGGCGCCGGGCGGGTCAGCGGCCCGCCCCGCACCTGGCGCCTCCTCGTGGCGGCCCCGGGACAGCCGTGGCACGAGCGCGGGCGGCTCGAGGTGGTCTGGGAGGACGGCGACTGTCACCGTCGCCACGACCCGGTCCGGCACCCGCCCACCGGCACCTGGATGCACCCGTTGTGGTCCAGGTTGCGCGCCCCGTCCTACGTGCGCAGCGAGGAGGTCGCGGCCTCGCCCTGA
- a CDS encoding ABC transporter ATP-binding protein: MTVEVRDARVDIDGRAALAPVSFSVAPGRCLGVVGDNGAGKTTLLRVLAGLLVPTGGSAHVGGRRCDERDAAFRRDVAALVGPPPAARDLTVEEHLLLVARTWGAGSGDAVRLVDGLVCELGMQQLTDRFPHQLSTGQVQLLALALTLVRPSSVLLLDEPEHGLDDGRVRTVLAALRARREAGMTVVLATHDPRFVDGLGAEVLELSAA, translated from the coding sequence ATGACGGTCGAGGTGCGGGACGCCCGCGTGGACATCGACGGCCGGGCCGCGCTGGCGCCGGTCTCCTTCTCCGTGGCGCCGGGGCGGTGCCTCGGCGTGGTGGGCGACAACGGGGCGGGCAAGACCACGCTCCTGCGCGTCCTGGCCGGCCTGCTCGTGCCGACCGGCGGGTCCGCGCACGTGGGTGGTCGCCGCTGCGACGAGCGGGACGCGGCCTTCCGCCGGGACGTCGCCGCGCTCGTCGGGCCGCCGCCGGCCGCCCGCGACCTCACCGTCGAGGAGCACCTGCTGCTCGTGGCCCGCACGTGGGGCGCCGGCTCCGGCGACGCGGTGCGGCTGGTCGACGGGCTGGTCTGCGAGCTCGGTATGCAGCAGCTCACCGACCGCTTCCCGCACCAGCTGTCCACGGGTCAGGTGCAGCTCCTCGCGCTGGCGCTCACGCTCGTGCGACCGAGCTCGGTGCTCCTGCTGGACGAGCCGGAGCACGGGCTCGACGACGGACGGGTCAGGACGGTGCTCGCCGCGCTGCGGGCGCGGCGCGAGGCGGGCATGACTGTGGTCCTGGCCACGCACGACCCGCGGTTCGTCGACGGGCTCGGCGCCGAGGTCCTGGAGCTGAGCGCGGCGTGA
- a CDS encoding zinc-dependent alcohol dehydrogenase, with translation MRALTWQGIGDVEVKEVPDPRIERPTDALVRVTSTAICGSDLHLYNVLAAYLQPDDVLGHEFMGVVEEVGPAVGRLAVGDRVVVPFTISCGRCWMCERQLYSQCETTQNREHGKGASLYGYTSLYGSVPGGQAELVRVPHADFGPVKITHDHPDERFLYLSDILPTAWQGVRYADVPAGGTLAVLGLGPVGQLALRVARHLGIERVVGVERVPERLEAARQQGFEVVDQSQVDDVAEVLRSMTDGRGPDAVLDAVGMEAHGSPVLGAAVAAAKRLPKPLARRAIETAGVDRLAALHTAIDAVRRGGTVSLSGVYGGMADPMPMMQLFDKQVQLRMGQCNVPRWTGELYDLVSGEEDVLGLEGLATHRVPLEQAAQMYQTFNDKSDGCLKVVLRP, from the coding sequence ATGCGAGCACTCACCTGGCAGGGCATCGGCGACGTCGAGGTCAAAGAGGTTCCCGACCCGCGCATCGAGCGGCCGACGGACGCCCTGGTGCGGGTCACCTCCACCGCGATCTGCGGCTCCGACCTGCACCTCTACAACGTCCTGGCGGCCTACCTGCAGCCCGACGACGTCCTCGGCCACGAGTTCATGGGCGTGGTCGAGGAGGTCGGCCCGGCGGTCGGTCGGCTCGCGGTCGGCGACCGGGTGGTCGTGCCCTTCACGATCAGCTGCGGTCGCTGCTGGATGTGCGAGCGTCAGCTCTACTCCCAGTGCGAGACCACCCAGAACCGCGAGCACGGCAAGGGGGCCAGCCTCTACGGCTACACCAGCCTCTACGGGTCGGTCCCGGGAGGGCAGGCCGAGCTGGTCCGCGTCCCGCACGCCGACTTCGGTCCGGTGAAGATCACCCACGACCACCCGGACGAACGCTTCCTCTACCTCTCCGACATCCTCCCCACCGCCTGGCAGGGGGTCCGGTATGCCGACGTGCCGGCGGGCGGGACCCTCGCCGTCCTCGGACTGGGCCCGGTCGGGCAGCTGGCCCTGCGGGTGGCCCGCCACCTGGGCATCGAGCGGGTGGTCGGGGTCGAGCGCGTGCCGGAACGGCTCGAGGCGGCCCGGCAGCAGGGCTTCGAGGTCGTCGACCAGTCGCAGGTCGACGACGTCGCCGAGGTGCTGCGCTCGATGACGGACGGCCGCGGGCCGGACGCGGTCCTGGACGCCGTCGGCATGGAGGCGCACGGCAGCCCGGTCCTCGGCGCGGCCGTGGCCGCGGCCAAGCGCCTGCCCAAGCCGTTGGCGCGCAGGGCGATCGAGACCGCGGGGGTGGACCGGCTCGCCGCCCTGCACACGGCGATCGACGCGGTGCGGCGGGGCGGCACCGTCTCGCTCAGCGGCGTCTACGGGGGGATGGCCGACCCGATGCCGATGATGCAGCTCTTCGACAAGCAGGTGCAGCTGCGGATGGGGCAGTGCAACGTTCCCCGGTGGACCGGGGAGCTCTACGACCTGGTCAGCGGTGAGGAGGACGTCCTCGGGCTCGAGGGTCTGGCCACCCACCGGGTCCCGCTCGAGCAGGCCGCGCAGATGTACCAGACCTTCAACGACAAGTCCGACGGCTGTCTCAAGGTCGTGCTCCGGCCGTGA
- a CDS encoding response regulator transcription factor → MTAVSVAIVNDYPLVVAGLTLMLQPFADRVHVVDLAVDAVPDRPADVVLYDTFAGPEPRDRVLEEILARDATARVVLYTWALEDDLVDDALRAGFAGYVDKAATAGELVAAIERVAAAEGDVVVRHDAAEAALDGDGLNGPSGRWPGMEHQLSAREAEVVAFITQGLSNQDITQRAYLSINTVKTYIRSAYQKMGVSTRSQAVRWGMEHGLDHAGQCAEDPAGDRPAEAR, encoded by the coding sequence ATGACCGCTGTGAGCGTGGCGATCGTCAACGACTACCCTCTGGTCGTCGCCGGGCTGACCCTGATGCTGCAACCCTTCGCCGACCGGGTGCACGTCGTCGACCTCGCCGTCGACGCGGTCCCGGACCGGCCGGCCGACGTCGTGCTCTACGACACCTTCGCCGGCCCCGAGCCCAGGGACCGGGTGCTGGAGGAGATCCTGGCCCGGGACGCGACGGCCCGGGTGGTGCTCTACACCTGGGCGCTGGAGGACGACCTGGTCGACGACGCGCTGCGCGCCGGCTTCGCCGGCTACGTGGACAAGGCCGCGACCGCCGGGGAGCTCGTGGCCGCGATCGAGCGGGTGGCGGCCGCCGAGGGCGACGTGGTGGTGCGCCATGACGCCGCGGAGGCGGCGCTGGACGGGGACGGCCTGAACGGTCCGTCCGGCCGGTGGCCCGGGATGGAGCACCAGCTCTCGGCGCGCGAGGCCGAGGTGGTGGCCTTCATCACCCAGGGCCTGTCCAACCAGGACATCACCCAGCGCGCCTACCTGTCGATCAACACGGTCAAGACCTACATCCGGTCGGCCTACCAGAAGATGGGGGTCAGCACCCGCTCCCAGGCGGTCCGGTGGGGGATGGAGCACGGTCTGGACCATGCCGGTCAGTGCGCCGAGGACCCTGCCGGCGACCGACCGGCCGAAGCCCGGTGA
- a CDS encoding amidase: MSAPAAMPTGPLAAELVRGFADGSLSPVDVATDALERMERGEPRINAMWVRDDPEEVLARAAASARRWREDRPLGRLDGVPVTLKENLARAGVPMPSGTAGVDPVVPDTDSPVARRVQEAGLVVLGSTVMPDWGMLSSGISSLHGTTRSPLDPAWTTGGSSSGAGASVAAGYAPLAVGTDIGGSIRLPGTWLGLATLKPSAGRVPLHAPYLGRAAGPMARTARDCALLMSVLAGPDPVDWTSLPAEPTDWTHLGTDVRRLRVGVWTTAGYGVEPDPEVVAATRSVADALADAGADVVEVAPWLTQDVLDGIDLFWRARSWADFVRLTPERQERVLPYIAEWVRGGSAASGTDIVDAYHAFGLLQARTVAAWAAAGDPDLLVSPVAPCAAFPAEQPMPYPDGRGLWHINFTVPWNMTGQPAGTVPAGATADGRPLGVQLVGRPFDDLGVLRVMDWWERPGC, encoded by the coding sequence GTGAGCGCGCCGGCGGCCATGCCCACGGGGCCGCTGGCCGCCGAGCTGGTCCGCGGCTTCGCCGACGGCAGCCTCTCCCCGGTCGACGTCGCCACCGACGCGCTGGAGCGGATGGAGCGGGGCGAGCCGCGGATCAACGCGATGTGGGTCCGCGACGACCCCGAGGAGGTGCTGGCCCGGGCCGCGGCGTCGGCGCGGCGGTGGCGCGAGGACCGACCGCTCGGGCGCCTCGACGGCGTGCCGGTCACCCTCAAGGAGAACCTCGCCCGCGCCGGCGTCCCGATGCCCTCGGGCACCGCCGGCGTCGACCCGGTCGTGCCGGACACCGACTCCCCCGTCGCCCGCCGCGTCCAGGAAGCGGGCCTGGTCGTGCTCGGGTCCACCGTGATGCCGGACTGGGGCATGCTCTCCTCCGGCATCTCCTCGCTGCACGGCACCACCCGCTCCCCGCTGGACCCGGCGTGGACCACCGGCGGCTCGAGCTCGGGGGCGGGCGCCTCGGTCGCCGCGGGCTACGCCCCGCTCGCGGTGGGCACGGACATCGGCGGGTCGATCCGGCTTCCCGGCACCTGGCTGGGGCTCGCGACGCTCAAGCCGAGCGCCGGGCGCGTGCCGCTGCACGCTCCGTACCTCGGGCGCGCCGCCGGACCGATGGCCCGCACCGCGCGTGACTGCGCGCTGCTCATGTCGGTGCTGGCCGGGCCCGACCCGGTCGACTGGACCAGCCTGCCGGCCGAGCCCACCGACTGGACGCACCTGGGGACCGACGTCCGCCGGCTGCGGGTGGGCGTGTGGACCACCGCGGGGTATGGCGTGGAGCCCGACCCCGAGGTCGTCGCGGCCACCCGCTCGGTCGCCGACGCGCTCGCCGACGCGGGCGCGGACGTGGTCGAGGTGGCGCCGTGGCTGACGCAGGACGTGCTCGACGGGATCGACCTCTTCTGGCGGGCGCGCTCGTGGGCGGACTTCGTGCGGCTGACGCCGGAGCGGCAGGAGCGGGTGCTGCCCTATATCGCCGAGTGGGTGCGCGGCGGGTCGGCGGCGAGCGGGACCGACATCGTGGACGCCTACCACGCGTTCGGGCTGCTGCAGGCGCGCACGGTCGCGGCGTGGGCGGCGGCCGGCGACCCGGACCTGCTGGTCTCGCCGGTGGCGCCGTGCGCGGCCTTCCCGGCGGAGCAGCCGATGCCCTATCCCGACGGGCGCGGGCTGTGGCACATCAACTTCACGGTGCCGTGGAACATGACCGGCCAGCCCGCCGGCACGGTGCCGGCCGGGGCCACCGCGGACGGGCGGCCGCTCGGGGTGCAGCTGGTGGGGCGGCCGTTCGACGACCTCGGCGTGCTGCGGGTGATGGACTGGTGGGAGCGGCCAGGCTGTTGA
- the helR gene encoding RNA polymerase recycling motor ATPase HelR produces MTTTGIFELAGREAKAAPGMVEQDEAHLAAVAQRLEETVQELADRLAEERRAPAGGGQTALERDQQVHRLSARLRVLERYGQDLCLGRMVLAGEDEPVYVGRLGLSDGDGERLLVDWRSPAAEPFFAATHADPMGLVSRRRYRWARGRVVDYWDEVFTADGLDGHAALDDQSAFIASLGEARSSRMRDVLGTLQADQDAIIRADSRGALVVDGGPGTGKTVVALHRAAYLLYADPRLGHHRGGVLFVGPHTPYLAYVEDVLPSLGEEGVRTCTLRTLLPEGAAAVEETDAEVARLKSSAEMVRAVEPAVALHEEPPTEATVVTTEVAEVVVTPDDWAEAFGARDPATPHNLAREEVLDELVDVLVDRLVDEAGVDEDGVGADAAELRQSLHSSRELRRAVERAWPLIEPTDLVGDLWDVPAYLRRCAPWLTVEEVRLLQRDAPQAWTVSDLPLLDAARQRLGDTAEARRRRRQEAALAEERRRMADVVDDLVAHDDSEMQVMSMLRGQDLRAALDDVSVAPAADPDRLAGPFLHVVVDEAQELTDAQWQMLLRRCPSRSFTIVGDRAQARHGFAESWEERLRRVGLERVERRTLTINYRTPAEVMAAAEPVIRAVLPDADVPVSIRSTGVPVRHVGAAELDGVLTGWLADHEEGMACVVTSTGEPLASVVGSPRVRWLSPELVKGLEFDLVVIVEQESFGDGVEGPVDRYVSMTRATGQLVIVTL; encoded by the coding sequence ATGACGACGACGGGGATCTTCGAGCTGGCCGGGCGCGAGGCCAAGGCCGCGCCGGGCATGGTCGAGCAGGACGAGGCGCACCTGGCCGCCGTGGCGCAGCGGCTCGAGGAGACGGTCCAGGAGCTGGCGGACCGGCTCGCCGAGGAGCGGCGGGCTCCGGCGGGAGGCGGGCAGACGGCGCTGGAGCGGGACCAGCAGGTGCACCGGCTGAGCGCGCGGCTGCGGGTGCTGGAGCGCTACGGCCAGGACCTGTGCCTGGGCCGGATGGTGCTGGCCGGCGAGGACGAGCCGGTCTACGTCGGGCGCCTCGGCCTGAGCGACGGCGACGGGGAGAGGCTGCTGGTGGACTGGCGCTCCCCCGCTGCGGAGCCGTTCTTCGCGGCGACGCACGCCGACCCGATGGGCCTGGTCAGCCGGCGGCGCTACCGCTGGGCGCGGGGCCGGGTCGTCGACTACTGGGACGAGGTCTTCACCGCCGACGGGCTCGACGGCCACGCGGCGCTCGACGACCAGTCGGCCTTCATCGCCTCGCTCGGCGAGGCGCGGTCGTCGCGGATGCGGGACGTGCTGGGGACGCTGCAGGCGGACCAGGACGCGATCATCCGGGCGGACTCGCGCGGGGCGCTCGTCGTCGACGGCGGGCCGGGGACGGGAAAGACGGTGGTGGCGCTCCACCGCGCCGCCTACCTCCTCTACGCCGACCCGCGCCTGGGCCACCACCGTGGTGGGGTGCTCTTCGTGGGGCCACACACCCCATACCTGGCGTATGTCGAGGACGTCCTGCCCAGCCTCGGCGAGGAGGGCGTGCGCACCTGCACGTTGCGCACGCTGCTGCCCGAGGGGGCGGCGGCCGTGGAAGAGACCGATGCGGAGGTGGCGCGGCTCAAGTCGTCGGCGGAGATGGTGCGGGCGGTGGAGCCGGCGGTCGCGCTCCACGAGGAGCCGCCGACCGAGGCGACGGTGGTGACGACGGAGGTCGCCGAGGTCGTCGTGACCCCGGACGACTGGGCCGAGGCATTCGGCGCCCGTGACCCCGCGACGCCCCACAACCTGGCGCGCGAAGAGGTGCTCGACGAGCTCGTGGACGTGCTCGTCGACCGGTTGGTCGACGAGGCGGGGGTGGACGAGGACGGCGTCGGCGCCGACGCGGCCGAGCTGCGGCAGTCGCTCCACTCGAGCCGCGAGCTGCGGCGCGCGGTCGAGCGGGCGTGGCCGCTCATCGAACCGACCGACCTGGTCGGCGACCTGTGGGACGTGCCGGCCTACCTGCGCCGCTGCGCCCCGTGGCTAACCGTCGAGGAGGTGCGGCTGCTGCAGCGCGACGCCCCCCAGGCGTGGACCGTGTCCGACCTGCCGCTGCTGGACGCCGCACGGCAGCGGCTCGGCGACACCGCGGAGGCGCGCCGGCGGCGTCGCCAGGAGGCGGCGCTGGCCGAGGAGCGCAGGCGCATGGCCGACGTCGTCGACGACCTCGTCGCGCACGACGACTCCGAGATGCAGGTCATGTCGATGCTGCGCGGGCAGGACCTGCGGGCGGCGCTGGACGACGTGTCGGTCGCGCCGGCCGCGGACCCCGACCGGCTCGCCGGCCCGTTCCTCCACGTCGTCGTCGACGAGGCGCAGGAGCTGACCGACGCGCAGTGGCAGATGCTGCTGCGCCGCTGCCCCTCGCGCAGCTTCACGATCGTCGGCGACCGTGCGCAGGCCCGGCACGGCTTCGCCGAGAGCTGGGAGGAGCGTCTGAGGCGGGTCGGGCTGGAGCGGGTGGAACGGCGGACGCTGACGATCAACTACCGCACGCCGGCGGAGGTGATGGCGGCGGCCGAGCCGGTCATCCGCGCCGTCCTGCCCGACGCGGACGTGCCGGTCTCGATCCGCTCCACCGGCGTCCCGGTCCGTCACGTCGGTGCCGCGGAGCTGGATGGGGTCCTGACCGGGTGGCTCGCGGACCACGAGGAGGGTATGGCGTGCGTCGTCACCTCCACCGGCGAGCCGCTCGCCTCGGTGGTGGGGTCGCCGCGGGTGAGGTGGCTCTCGCCCGAGCTCGTGAAGGGGCTGGAGTTCGACCTCGTGGTGATCGTCGAGCAAGAGAGCTTCGGCGACGGGGTCGAGGGTCCGGTGGACCGCTACGTCTCGATGACGCGCGCGACCGGACAGCTGGTGATCGTCACCCTCTGA
- a CDS encoding carbohydrate ABC transporter permease — translation MTAATAHGAADPIPPGREASTRPPRRGMASRVQSALGRGLVSVVLAAVAMFWLMPSFGLFIASLRTPQQNNTSGWWTALTQPAQLTLDNYQRLLSNEGMVNAFFNTVWITVPATLLVVVLASLAAYAFAWIEFPGRDALFIAVVALLVVPVQVALIPVAGLFGDLGIFGSRLSVILFHVAFGLPFAVFLLRNFFAGIPKELLEAARMDGAGEWRIFRSVILPLGLPAIASLGIFQFLWVWNDMLVALVFADSRAAPLTVALQSQARQFGANIDILATGAFLSLVVPLVVFFSFQKYFEQGVLAGSVK, via the coding sequence GTGACGGCGGCGACCGCCCACGGCGCGGCGGACCCCATACCTCCCGGGCGGGAGGCGAGCACCCGACCCCCGCGGCGCGGCATGGCCTCGCGCGTCCAGAGCGCCCTGGGGCGGGGCCTGGTGTCGGTGGTGCTCGCCGCGGTCGCGATGTTCTGGCTGATGCCGAGCTTCGGGCTGTTCATCGCCTCCCTGCGCACGCCGCAGCAGAACAACACCTCCGGCTGGTGGACGGCGCTGACCCAGCCTGCGCAGCTCACCCTCGACAACTACCAACGGCTGCTGTCGAACGAGGGCATGGTCAACGCCTTCTTCAACACGGTCTGGATCACGGTGCCGGCCACGCTGCTGGTCGTCGTCCTCGCCTCGCTGGCCGCCTATGCGTTCGCCTGGATCGAGTTCCCCGGCCGTGACGCGCTGTTCATCGCCGTCGTGGCCCTGCTGGTCGTGCCGGTGCAGGTGGCGCTGATCCCGGTGGCCGGCCTGTTCGGCGACCTGGGCATCTTCGGGTCCCGTCTGTCTGTGATCCTCTTCCACGTGGCGTTCGGGCTGCCGTTCGCGGTCTTCCTGCTGCGCAACTTCTTCGCCGGGATCCCCAAGGAGCTGCTCGAGGCGGCCCGGATGGACGGCGCCGGTGAGTGGCGGATCTTCCGCAGCGTGATCCTGCCGCTGGGTCTGCCGGCGATCGCCTCGCTCGGGATCTTCCAGTTCCTGTGGGTGTGGAACGACATGCTGGTGGCGCTGGTCTTCGCCGACTCGCGTGCCGCCCCGCTGACCGTCGCGCTGCAGTCCCAGGCGCGCCAGTTCGGCGCGAACATCGACATCCTCGCGACCGGCGCGTTCCTGTCGCTGGTCGTGCCGCTGGTCGTGTTCTTCAGCTTCCAGAAGTATTTCGAGCAGGGCGTGCTCGCCGGCTCGGTGAAGTAG
- a CDS encoding ABC transporter substrate-binding protein — translation MKRTLALACSATMVLGLAACGGDTGTETPADETTAEDTATDEGTADGDAAATGDDSSMTSSGEAAALELPDLSGEELEVAGVWTGAEQDSFGLVLDAFEEKTGATVQYTSTGDDIAPVLTPRVEGGNPPDVAMLPQPGLLTLFAEQGALVPVGPDVEAAIDANYEQVWKDLGTVDGDLYGVWFKAANKSTIWYDVEAIEAAGISTTPPEDWDWPDLKDISQTIEDSGVTPWAVAGADGWTLTDWFENIYLSQAGPELYDKLTAHEIKWTHPSVDVALTTLAEVWGEEGWVAPGALQTDFPGSVTTVFGSHDAAMVYEGDFVAGVIGSETDAVVGQDADFWPFPAVGEEPAVVGGGDVAVGFTDSEATMALLEWLASPESAEIWVQEGGFTSPNKNVDTALYPDDISRGIAESLIAAGDAFRFDMSDQMPPEFGGTPGAGMWQDLTDFLRDPTSVQETMESLEANAAKAYGD, via the coding sequence ATGAAGAGGACCTTGGCCCTGGCCTGCTCGGCCACGATGGTGCTGGGACTGGCAGCCTGCGGCGGTGACACCGGCACGGAGACGCCGGCGGACGAGACCACCGCGGAGGACACCGCCACCGACGAGGGCACCGCGGACGGCGACGCAGCCGCCACCGGGGACGACAGTTCGATGACCAGTTCCGGCGAGGCGGCCGCGCTCGAGCTGCCCGACCTCAGTGGCGAGGAGCTCGAGGTCGCGGGCGTGTGGACCGGCGCGGAGCAGGACAGCTTCGGCCTGGTGCTGGACGCCTTCGAGGAGAAGACGGGAGCGACCGTCCAGTACACCTCCACCGGCGACGACATCGCGCCCGTGCTGACCCCGCGGGTGGAGGGCGGCAACCCGCCCGACGTGGCGATGCTGCCCCAGCCCGGGCTGCTCACGCTGTTCGCCGAGCAGGGCGCCCTGGTGCCGGTCGGCCCGGACGTGGAGGCGGCCATCGACGCGAACTACGAACAGGTCTGGAAAGACCTGGGCACCGTCGACGGCGACCTCTACGGCGTGTGGTTCAAGGCCGCCAACAAGTCGACGATCTGGTACGACGTCGAGGCGATCGAGGCGGCGGGGATCAGCACCACCCCGCCGGAGGACTGGGACTGGCCCGACCTGAAGGACATCTCCCAGACCATCGAGGACTCCGGCGTCACCCCGTGGGCGGTCGCCGGCGCCGACGGATGGACGCTGACCGACTGGTTCGAGAACATCTACCTCTCCCAGGCCGGTCCCGAGCTGTACGACAAGCTCACGGCCCACGAGATCAAGTGGACCCATCCCTCGGTGGACGTGGCGCTCACCACGCTGGCCGAGGTCTGGGGTGAGGAGGGCTGGGTGGCGCCCGGCGCGCTGCAGACCGACTTCCCCGGCTCGGTGACCACGGTCTTCGGTTCGCACGACGCGGCCATGGTCTACGAGGGCGACTTCGTGGCCGGGGTGATCGGCTCGGAGACCGACGCCGTCGTGGGCCAGGACGCCGACTTCTGGCCCTTCCCGGCGGTCGGCGAGGAGCCCGCGGTCGTCGGCGGCGGCGACGTCGCCGTCGGCTTCACCGACAGCGAGGCGACGATGGCGCTGCTGGAGTGGCTGGCCTCGCCCGAGTCGGCGGAGATCTGGGTGCAGGAGGGTGGCTTCACCTCCCCGAACAAGAACGTCGACACCGCGCTCTACCCGGACGACATCTCGCGCGGCATCGCCGAGAGCCTGATCGCGGCAGGCGACGCCTTCCGCTTCGACATGTCCGACCAGATGCCGCCCGAGTTCGGCGGCACCCCGGGTGCCGGCATGTGGCAGGACCTCACCGACTTCCTGCGCGACCCCACGAGCGTGCAGGAGACCATGGAGAGCCTGGAGGCCAACGCCGCCAAGGCCTACGGCGACTGA